Below is a window of Vibrio fortis DNA.
ACCTGAGATAAACTCAACGAAATCAGTCATAACTAGACCGATACCGGTAAGTGTTACCACACCTACCACAGTACCAGCCGCAGCAGTCGCAACACCGATACCGATCATATTACGAGCACCTGAAACCAATGCTTCTGCTAGGTCAACAAAGCCCTCTTTGGTTTGTGCTGCAAGATCGTCAGACTTGTTCATCATCGCCATCAATGGACGCTGAGTGATCAGGATGAAGATCATAAACACGGTTGCCCAAAATGCCGATAGACCTGGAGAGAAACGCTCAACAGTTAGGCACCATACAAGAACCACAATAGGCAGTAGGTAGTGTAGACCTGACTTGATGGTTGGACCTGGATCCGGTACTTCCGTTAGGTTTTCATCGATTTCAATGCCACCCTCTTCAGCGTATTTTGCTGAAATGCGAACCAAACCAAGGTAAGAGAGAAGCAGAGCCACTGTCACGATAGGCGTCGCAGCTGCGCCAAACACATCTTTTGTCCAACCAACACCGTAGTAAACCACAGCACTGATAATACATAGGCCTAAAATAGTGCCAGTGAACGACAGTAGGCTTTGAACCACAGTTGGCGTGTGACGACGAGGAAGACCTGTCATGCCCGCTTTACACGCTTCTAAGTGAACAATGTAAATCAGAGCGATGTAGGAGATAAGAGCAGGCAGTAGTGCCGCCTTGATAACTTCAACGTAAGAGATACCCACGTATTCCACCATCAAGAATGCAGCTGCACCCATGATTGGCGGCGTGAGTTGTCCGTTGGTTGAAGCCGCTACCTCAACTGCACCCGCTTTGGTACCTGGGAAGCCAACACGTTTCATCAATGGAATCGTGAAAGTACCTGTGGTTACTACGTTAGCAATTGAAGAGCCTGAAACTAGACCTGATAGACCTGAAGCTACAACAGCCGCCTTTGCAGGGCCGCCTTTCATGTGGCCAAGCAGTGAGAATGCCACTTTGATGAAGTAAGCACCTGCGCCCGCACGTTCTAGCATCGCACCAAATAGTACGAATAAGAATACGAATGAAGTAGAAACACCTAGAGCAACACCGAATACACCTTCAGTCGTTAACCATAGGTGTGACATCGCTTTGTTTAGACTGGCACCTTTGTGCGCAATCACGTCTGGCATGTATGGACCGCCGAACGTGTACAGCAGGAATACGGCCGCAACCACCATCAGTGGTGGACCAAGTGCACGTCGAGTTGCTTCCAGTAGCAGTACCATACCGGTTACTGCTGCCACAATATCAAAGGTCGTTGGAGCGCCTGAACGGCCAGCCAGCTCCGTATAGAAAATGTAGATATAAGCAGCAGAGAAACTACCAGCAAGCGCTAATATCCAGTCAAATGCTGGTATGTAGTCGCGCGGAGAATTCTTTAGTGCTGGGTAAGCAGTAAATGCAAGAAAGATAGCAAACGTGAGGTGAATGGCACGCGCTTGAGTATCGTTCAATACAGCGAAGTCAAAAATAAACGGTAGCGGAGATGCATACCAAAGTTGGAACAATGACCAACATAGCGGCACAAACCACAGAATACGACCTTGCATGCCGCTCGGGCTACGTGCTCCAGTGTCTGATTGTGCCACCATTTCTTGCACATCAGAAGACGGTGATGTTGTCTGCGTCATGTACTTTATCCTTATTATTGATGGTCTAGCCTTTTCGCATGTCACAGCGATACGTAATTTTTCTTCCTATCTAGTGTAGTGAACTGACAAGAAAATGTGTTTTTGATCGACAGTGTCTTAGGCTTGATACGAAGGTAAGTTCTCCAAATTGGAGAGACTTAAAAGTTTGTCTCTTTTCACTTAGGTTCTTTTTATAAAGCGTGAAAAGCCAATAAGGAGGGCTCGCCTCCTTATTGGATAGAGTAGGTTTGAAGATGGATTACTTCAGAAGACCCACTTCTTTGTAGTATTTTTCAGCACCTGGGTGTAGAGGGATAGAAAGACCAGCTTGTACCATGTCCTCTTTCTTCAGGTTTGCAAATGCAGGGTGAAGACGCTTGAACGTGTCAAAGTTTTCAAATACTGCTTTTGCAACGTTGTAAGCAACATCGTCTGATACGTCAGACGTTGTTACCATCGTCGCTGCTACACCGAAGCTGTTTACGTCAGCATCTGTGCCGCGGTACATACCAGCAGGAACTGTGCTGTATGCGTAGTATGGGTTCTCAGCAACGATCTTGTCGATTTGAGGACCAGTTGCAGATACTAGCTTAGCGTCACAAGATGTTGTTGCTTCTTTGATTGAACCGTTCGGGTGACCAACCATGTAGATGAATGCATCAATCTTGTTATCACAAAGTGCTTGAGAACGCTCAGAACCTTTTAGCTCAGACGCTAGCTTGAAGCTGTCGTTAGTCCAACCCATAGCGTCCATTACAACACCCATAGTTGCACGGTCACCAGAACCAGGGTTACCAATGTTTACGCGCTTACCTGCTAGGTCAGCTACGCCATTGATGCCTGCGTCTGTACGAGCAATGATGTTGAACGGTTCTGTGTGTAGAGAGAACATAGCGCGTAGTTTTTTGTACTCGCCTTGATCTTTGAACTTACTTGTACCGTTGTAACCGTGGTATTGCCAGTCCGATTGAACAACACCGAAATCCAGTTCACCAGCACGGATAGTGTTAACGTTGTAGATTGAACCACCAGTGGATTCTACTGAACAACGGATGTTGTGGTCTTTGCGGCCTTTGTTCACTAGTTTACAAATCGCACCACCTGTAGGGTAGTAAACACCCGTTACAGAACCAGTACCGATTGTGATGAACTCTTGAGCGTTAGCTGCGCCAGCGCCCATTACAGCAGCTGCAATCGCACCAACTTTAAGAAGTTTGGTAAATGCCATGAATTTCCCTTCCTTTATTCATTATTAACCCTGAAACAAGTGTAGTTGCTTCTGGAGTTTCCTCTTTGGAAACGGCACCTTTTTCAATCCATGTGATGAAAAAGTGGCTGAATAATATCAAAAAATTGGCAGTAAATTACTCGAATGTTAAAACTTATAGCGAAAAAGTCTAAACGTTGATGCACAGATATAACGTTTTATTTGCAATTAGATTTTTTAAAATCAAATAGTTATGTGGTTTTTTAGGGAGGAAGATGGATATTCTAGGATGTGAGATGGATCACGAACTTAATAACTGGTCATGATCCATTCGTATAGTTAATGTTTATGAAACTTAAGACATTATCCAGCGTATTCAAACAGTTCGCACACAGATTCAAACAACTGCTTGGTCGTCACCGCCAATGTAGGAGTAATAAAGATGGTGTCATCGCCCGCAACCACGCCAAGGATACCTTCAGACTTACCTAGCGAGTCGAGTAGGCGAGCAATGAGCTGTGCCGCGCCAGGGCCGGTGTGGATAACAACCAACGCATTGTTGTGGTCAATATCTAGTACTAACTCTCTCAGTGAGCTAGAAACGGTTGGTACACCTAATTCTGCAGGCAGACAGTAAACCATCTCCATTTTCGCATTGCGAGTTCGAACGGCACCAAACTTGGTTAACATACGCGAGACTTTTGACTGGTTGATACTCTCAAAACCCTCATGCTTGAGTGCATCTACAATCTCACCTTGAGAGCCAAAACGCTCTTCTTTTAGTAAAGCTTTAAAAGCGCGAACTAAGTTGTCTTGTTTTTCGGTATTGCGCATATGTCTTCTTACTTGTTTAACAAATCTATTTGCATATTCTCGCATACATATTCATTTTTAGCCAAAATATCCAGACAATTTGTTAGTCATATCACTGTAAATATTAAATGGAATAATATGCCATTAATGACGATTTGCTTTGTTATTTCAGGGAATTATTCACATAATACAAACTCGCTGTGTAGCACGGTTTTATTGACTTGCGCGAGGTCGCAAAGCTGGCGTTAATTGATTGTAATCACTTTGTGATTATTATAGTTTTTGAACTTAAATTAGCTCACAAATCACCCTACTAAGAACTTATAAGAGAAAATCTCTCAAGGAGAATAACAATGAAAGTAGCTGTTATTGGTGCCGCTGGTGGCATCGGTCAAGCCCTAGCCCTATTACTTAAGAACCGCCTGCCTGCAGGTTCTGATCTTGCTCTTTACGATATCGCTCCAGTAACACCGGGTGTTGCTGCGGATCTTAGCCATATCCCAACGCCAGTTTCGATCAAAGGATACGCGGGTGAAGATCCAACTCCAGCGCTAGAAGGTGCTGATGTAGTTCTTATCTCTGCTGGTGTTGCACGTAAGCCTGGTATGGATCGTGCGGATCTTTTCAATGTAAACGCGGGTATTGTTAAGTCTCTAGCTGAAAAAATTGCGGTTGTATGTCCAAAAGCTTGCGTTGGTATCATCACTAACCCTGTAAACACAACTGTGCCAATCGCTGCTGAAGTTCTAAAGAAAGCAGGCGTTTACGACAAGCGTCGTCTATTCGGTGTGACTACACTAGACGTTATTCGTTCAGAAACATTTGTTGCTGAATTGAAAGACAAAGATCCAGGTGACATCCGTGTACCTGTTATCGGTGGTCACTCTGGTGTGACGATTCTTCCACTACTTTCACAAGTAGAAGGCGTAGAGTTTACTGATGAAGAGATCGCAGCACTGACTACACGTATCCAAAACGCGGGTACTGAAGTAGTAGAAGCGAAAGCGGGCGGTGGTAGTGCAACACTATCTATGGGCCAAGCAGCGTGTCGCTTTGGTCTAGCTCTTGTTAAAGCGCTTCAAGGTGAAGAAGGCGTGATTGAGTGTGCATACGTTGAAGGTGAAGGCGAGCACGCACCATTCTTCGCACAACCTGTGAAACTAGGTAAAGAAGGCGCAGAAGCAATCCTAAGCTACGGTGAACTGAGCGACTTCGAGCGTAACGCACTAGACAGCATGCTAGAAACTCTAAACGGCGATATCGAAATCGGTGTTGAATTCGCTAAATAAGTGTATTTAGATTGTTTGTTTCAAAAGCCGCTCACGTTGAGCGGCTTTTTTGATCTCGGCTTTTGATCTTTGTTTGCTAGAAGTCCGTATTCCCCGTTGGATAAAAAACCGAGGGTAGGGTATGAGTCGAGTACAGAAAGGGATGCATGTTGAGTACCTGGGGAACTTGGGCAAGGTATTAGTGATTGATGAGCAAGAGCAAACTGCTTTAGTTGCGTCTTATCAAACTCACGAGCAATATGCAGTGCCTCTAGAAGAGTTAGAAGCGATTGACGCGCAACTTCCACTTTCATTGGAGTCTAGTCGTTACTAACCCTCCAAATACTAAAAAAGAGCCGCTAGGGCTCTTTTTATTTATCTAACTAAGCGTCATTGCAATTAGCGGCTACTTACTGCGTTTTACCGCTAAGTGAGCCAGTGTTGTTAACGCTTGTTTGTATTCTGAGTCTGGAAGTACAGACAGCTCTGCAATCGCTTTGTCAGCTTCTTCGTACGCTTTCTGTGTGGTGTACTCTAGAGAGCCTGTTGCTTTCATCGCGGCAAGGATATCGTCAAGCTTCTCCATACCGTTAGAATGTTCAATTGCTTCACGGATCATGCTTGCTTGTTCTGGAGTACCATTATGCATGGCGTAAAGTAGTGGCAGAGTCGGTTTACCTTCTGCAAGGTCATCACCTACGTTCTTACCCATCTCTTTGCCGTCAGCGGTGTAGTCCATCACATCGTCAATCAACTGGAAAGCAGTACCAAGGTATTTACCGTAGTTCTGCATTGCCGTTTCGACTTCAGGTGACGATTCAGTCAGGATAGCGCCAATTTGTGTCGCAGCTTCAAACAGGCGTGCAGTTTTCGAGTAGATCACCTGCATGTAGCTTTCTTCAGTGGTATTTGGATCGTTGCAGTTCATTAGCTGCTGAACTTCACCCTCTGCGATCACATTTACCGCTTCACTCATCAACTCAAGGATCCTTAGTGATCCTAGCTTTGTCATCATTTGGAATGAGCGAGTATAGATAAAGTCACCAACCAAAACGCTAGCAGCGTTACCAAAGGCTGCATTCGCTGTTGCTTTACCGCGACGCATGTCTGACTCATCAACCACATCGTCATGCAACAAAGTCGCTGTATGGATGAATTCGATAAAGGCTGCTGAGGTGATGTGAGCTTCACCTTGATAGCCAAGAGCACGAGCTGATAAAAGAGCAAGCAAAGGGCGAAGGCGCTTGCCGCCACCGCTCACGATATAAAAACCAAGTTGGTTGATTAAACTTACGTCAGAATTAAGTTGGGCTTGAATTGTTTCATTCACTTTTGCCATATCATTGGCAGTAAGCGCTTGGATAGCTTTAAAATCCATTGTTCATCCGGCTAAAGTTAGACCCTGTAAGGCTTATACGTTGTATTAATTGTTGAATAATACACTAAAAAACGTTGATTAATACATCGCTTAAGGGCATGATTGCCGCACTTTTCTTTGGCGAACAGGTTTTCGCCAATTTTTTAAAAATATGGCTTGTCAAAGGCGTATCTTCTCT
It encodes the following:
- a CDS encoding TRAP transporter permease, which gives rise to MTQTTSPSSDVQEMVAQSDTGARSPSGMQGRILWFVPLCWSLFQLWYASPLPFIFDFAVLNDTQARAIHLTFAIFLAFTAYPALKNSPRDYIPAFDWILALAGSFSAAYIYIFYTELAGRSGAPTTFDIVAAVTGMVLLLEATRRALGPPLMVVAAVFLLYTFGGPYMPDVIAHKGASLNKAMSHLWLTTEGVFGVALGVSTSFVFLFVLFGAMLERAGAGAYFIKVAFSLLGHMKGGPAKAAVVASGLSGLVSGSSIANVVTTGTFTIPLMKRVGFPGTKAGAVEVAASTNGQLTPPIMGAAAFLMVEYVGISYVEVIKAALLPALISYIALIYIVHLEACKAGMTGLPRRHTPTVVQSLLSFTGTILGLCIISAVVYYGVGWTKDVFGAAATPIVTVALLLSYLGLVRISAKYAEEGGIEIDENLTEVPDPGPTIKSGLHYLLPIVVLVWCLTVERFSPGLSAFWATVFMIFILITQRPLMAMMNKSDDLAAQTKEGFVDLAEALVSGARNMIGIGVATAAAGTVVGVVTLTGIGLVMTDFVEFISGGSILLMLLFTAVISLILGMGLPTTANYIVVSTLMAPVIVTLGAAHGLIIPLIAVHLFVFYFGILADDTPPVGLAAFAAAAIAKSDPIRTGIQGFTYDIRTAILPFMFIFNTQLLLMGIDSWWHLALTIFSSVAAMLIFSAATQGWWFTKNKWWETVLLLVLTFSFFRPGFWWDMIYPAKVLSPGVEIAQVTEQLNVGQSIELRVGGENLEGDYSEKTVRLPFDDNAATADERISSMGLMLTEADGKMIVDMVEFGSPAEAAGIDFDWEIKSIIQDADRPMKEWVFVPTLLILIGLGMNQRRRARKDEISA
- a CDS encoding TAXI family TRAP transporter solute-binding subunit, translated to MAFTKLLKVGAIAAAVMGAGAANAQEFITIGTGSVTGVYYPTGGAICKLVNKGRKDHNIRCSVESTGGSIYNVNTIRAGELDFGVVQSDWQYHGYNGTSKFKDQGEYKKLRAMFSLHTEPFNIIARTDAGINGVADLAGKRVNIGNPGSGDRATMGVVMDAMGWTNDSFKLASELKGSERSQALCDNKIDAFIYMVGHPNGSIKEATTSCDAKLVSATGPQIDKIVAENPYYAYSTVPAGMYRGTDADVNSFGVAATMVTTSDVSDDVAYNVAKAVFENFDTFKRLHPAFANLKKEDMVQAGLSIPLHPGAEKYYKEVGLLK
- the argR gene encoding transcriptional regulator ArgR — its product is MRNTEKQDNLVRAFKALLKEERFGSQGEIVDALKHEGFESINQSKVSRMLTKFGAVRTRNAKMEMVYCLPAELGVPTVSSSLRELVLDIDHNNALVVIHTGPGAAQLIARLLDSLGKSEGILGVVAGDDTIFITPTLAVTTKQLFESVCELFEYAG
- the mdh gene encoding malate dehydrogenase, which gives rise to MKVAVIGAAGGIGQALALLLKNRLPAGSDLALYDIAPVTPGVAADLSHIPTPVSIKGYAGEDPTPALEGADVVLISAGVARKPGMDRADLFNVNAGIVKSLAEKIAVVCPKACVGIITNPVNTTVPIAAEVLKKAGVYDKRRLFGVTTLDVIRSETFVAELKDKDPGDIRVPVIGGHSGVTILPLLSQVEGVEFTDEEIAALTTRIQNAGTEVVEAKAGGGSATLSMGQAACRFGLALVKALQGEEGVIECAYVEGEGEHAPFFAQPVKLGKEGAEAILSYGELSDFERNALDSMLETLNGDIEIGVEFAK
- the ispB gene encoding octaprenyl diphosphate synthase — translated: MDFKAIQALTANDMAKVNETIQAQLNSDVSLINQLGFYIVSGGGKRLRPLLALLSARALGYQGEAHITSAAFIEFIHTATLLHDDVVDESDMRRGKATANAAFGNAASVLVGDFIYTRSFQMMTKLGSLRILELMSEAVNVIAEGEVQQLMNCNDPNTTEESYMQVIYSKTARLFEAATQIGAILTESSPEVETAMQNYGKYLGTAFQLIDDVMDYTADGKEMGKNVGDDLAEGKPTLPLLYAMHNGTPEQASMIREAIEHSNGMEKLDDILAAMKATGSLEYTTQKAYEEADKAIAELSVLPDSEYKQALTTLAHLAVKRSK